CAGGCTAGAATCCCCATTGGCTGTCTGGACCTGGTACGGCATTCAGGTCTGAGGTGTCACAACACAGCAGCAACAGGTGTGTCTGTAGCAGTAACAGGTGTGTCTGTAGCAGTAACaggtgtgtctgttttttcttttcacctGTTCTCTAGTTTACTCAAGAGGGACTGAGAGTAAGGCTGGCAGTGATGTGGAGCTCAACTGCTACCTGATCACCAATGCCGGAGACTGTTGGAGTTCAGTTCAGAGTTTACCTGGTCTTGAAAATGTCCATCTGAGCTGGATGAATGAGAGAGGGGCTGAGCTGCAGAACACCAACAGCCTCCAGATCAGTGGAGATCGCCGCTGTTCCATCAGACTGACCACTCCAAACCCCACTCACACTCAGATCACATGGAGATGCCAGCTGACTGCAGGAGGGCACGTTCACACAGTCAGAGTGCCAGGTCAGTGATTGTGCTTCTCTCATGTGAGACACATGTTGTGTTCTAGCATCACATTCACTAGAACTTTCAACTCCACATCCACCTTCACTCTCCTTTGCAGTGAACCCAACTAGAACTCCAGTGGTGACGAGAGGacctgcaccaccaccaccatcaactcCACCACAACCAGCACCAACTGCAACATCTCAGGCAACTCCATCACAACCTCTGTCAACTCCATCTCCAGGTTCTCCATCTGTCCTGGGTAAGTTTGGAATGGGACCCATCtgatcaaagatccttgattactagcaagatagagcaacgtaattcgttactatgggagcaaaacgggacagttccggtctgcataagtgggagtgtcaccttacgtcactaaataaactttctctcttaataaggaATAAGAACAGAtgaacataattgtgttcacagtattattgtctataatcatgtatgataccaatgaatcattctttaggacatgatatgaataatttaattagtcatgtgaaccgagctagctagctagctaacgctagcttaaaatgctatacaagtggatgggagtagctatggcaatacagctatgcgctaacaagtgactagtagttgaaggacttcgcttaaacttaatatactgttgcaaattcacttgagtataaactatccactttaactaatgtcagtaatgttattcagctagttgtcatttcaaagaaattacacttctccgtttaaaatgttaccttagctaagaggctagctagcatgctaacaaccggacagtaactggcagcagcatggtctgatattaagttattttattacaaatccgaacgctaaaaaattacacttttaggcttgaattgatcccaaacacttacagattatgacaaaattttccaaaaaactctcaacaaatccagaaagacataatgaccaatttattggtaaaattccacaagtctccattgacattagtgcagcgagggtttactctggtctgcataaagggggatttccccccctcccccttgcaataatcgaacgcggaaattgtcgaacgtttgcgcctctcgctccgctttaaccctctctgatctGATCATATTTACAGCAGAATGGGTATTTAgttatataaaaataaatatatcttTGCATTGGCAGTACGTGGTGTGTGAGTCCTTATTTGACTGAACACGCATTGTATGTTAACCACACAGCATTCTAATTGTCcagacacaacaacaacagaccCAGTAGCACCTGCAGCATCTGTATCTGAACCTGGAGCAGCATCTCTCCCATgcacctcctcttctctcccatgcacctcctcctcatttctcccatgcacctcctcctcatctctcccatgcacctcctcctccacctcctcctcatctctcccatgcacctcctcctcatctctccaatgcacctcctcctcatctctccaatgcacctcctcctcatcacacTCCTCTCAGTCTGACACACTGCTGGGTATTaattcacccccaccccccttcatcCTTTAATAAGTTATATTTAATAATTTAGTATCATATAATTTAACTCCTTTTTATTCCCACTCCTCTCAGTCACTCACTGCTCACTGCTACTCCCTCCTAAGTATTTATTGATATATAATTTTTAATTTAtctttttataatttgtattttataatTTAGTACTATATAACTCTGCTGCTGTCTCCCCATCTCTCAGTCTTACTCGTTGCTCTCAGCACTACTTGTCTGCTGGCTGTAGTGGCTGTTTGTGTAGCAGCACTTCTGCTGAAGAGGGCAAGAGCATGTGAGTGTCTAAGATCCATCTCATACATTATGTGCTGACCGCTGTATAACACTGAGAAACACATGGACACCTGATCATGTATTTATGTCTAAGATCCATCTCCTACATTATGTGCTGACCGCTTATATTACAGTTTATAACACTGAGAAACACATGGACACCTGATCATGTATTTATGTCTTAGATCCATCTCATGCATTATGTGCTGACCAAACACATGGACACCTGATCATGTATTTATGTCTAAGATCCATCTGTGATATTACAGTTTATAACACTGAGAAACCTGACCATGTACAGTAGTTGATTCTATTCTGTTTACCTGGGTGTCCTGTTCTCATTTACCTCAATGTGCAGGTGGAACCAGAGATGGACGACtgacctcaacaggcacagtgAGTCAAACACACATCACCTGTCTCCTCCGTCACACagagcccaacacacacacacacgcacatcaccGTCACACAGAGCccaactcagacacacacacacacatcacctgtCTCCTCCATCACAGAGCCCaacccagacacacactgacagtatCACTTGTGACAGTGACAGTATCTTTCCTCTTGCTATTATAAATATCAGAGAAGTGTTCTGGAACCTCATAGTACACTAACCAAACTAACCGCTGTGCTTTGTTCAGTGTTGCTTATTACCTTGTAGAGCTCATTAGGAAAGACCCCCATGAGAGAGCATTTCTCTAGATCTGTAAGACTGTATATATTGTGTATcatattgtgtgtgagtgattcatGGCTGTTTAAATGagaccagacacacactctcacacactctgttcTATTCAGACTAAGGGTGCAGCGGATGTCCTCTACTCCACTGTGAACAAATCAGCTGCTCCTGCTAACTCTGGTGATGATGTGAGTATGTGATGAAgttaaccacaaacacacacacacaaacacacacacctgtgctaaCTCTGGTGATGATGTGAGTATGTGATGCTACATGTTACACAGACCATCTCATGCTGATGGTCTGTGTAACATGTAGGATGTTTGCCACTGGAACCGTACTAATGCTCCCATAGATGAGGCTAATTTTCATCATTACTGCACTCTGAGACTCAAACACATTTCCTTCATACTCCGTATTACAGATGAAAGCATGTTAAACATGCCTAGTCATTTCAAGCGCTGTGTGTCTACAGAAGAAGTCAGGAGACGTAACATACGCTGAGGTTGCCCACCGCTCTCAAGCTCACGCCCTCCCTCCTAACgtgagtgtgcagtgtggaCTGAGTGAGTTACCTGTGCTCACAGGTGAGATATTTCACATGTCATAACCGTGTAGTAACTGCCCCACTTTGATTTCTGGTGCAGGCTGCTGACAGTGTGACCTACGCCACCGTCAACATCCCCCATAAGGCCTAAAGCAGGAAGAGACGCCAGGGAAGAGTATCGCACTGTTAttcccattgtgtgtgtgaggtcaccATTCAAGTgaagtttgtttattttttagtaAAAGTTATTTGTTCATAGTTAAAGCCAGCGTTACAGGTGGAGGCaggtctggcacacacacacacacacacacccacgtcaGGGAGAAAAGGTTGTGTTTGTTATCATGTGATGCATACTGTCATAACGCCATGGTAGtctcgcacaaacacacacacaatgcacgcacacacgcacacacacacacacacacacacaaccacacacacacacacatgcacgcacatccTGTTTGATTCACGTCAGGGAGAAATGATCGTGTTTCTTATCATGATGCATGTTGTCATTACGCCATGGTAGTCTCATCACTGAACATCACAATAATAATGTGCCTTTTACAGTTATACAcacctctcacaaacacacacacacacacacaaacacacacacagaagcacagagACTaaaatacacactctctctctcacacacacacacacacactaacagagaCTAAAATAACTTCTGCAATGTGTAATAaatatatgtttttgtttgtactTCACTATTTTAATAAATGTGTAATATTCCACATAATCTATATGACACAAGCTACCTTTACCGCTGTGCTGTTTAGCAGATATAAATCAAATAGAGTATGAGCAGAGGCATATGTGGGTGCATCTTGATGATAACATTAGTAATTTGTAATATGGTtattgttatggttatagttatgggATTTTGCAGACGTGATTGTTAATGACACACCGACGCTGCAATAATATCTTGCCTGCTttgctttttttgtatgtgttttttcttCAATAAACATACTAACCCAAACCCCTGTTGCAGTTTTATCTTGAGCATgcaaacccccccaccccccacccccccgtcaCACATTGCAGTTCTTCTCAGATGTTTTGAGTCACATTACAGTTCTTCTCAGAGTCATGGCAACGCTATGTCAGACTTCGGTACTCTATTCTCTTGTGCattagataggtagatagatactttattgatccccaggggaaattcaagcattAGAATTCTCTCGTTCATTAGAATTCTCTAGTTCCCTATTTCAACCTAGTCACTTGCACACATGATGCATATAACGCATAAGTAATATGTAGGCATTAGCTTTTGAGTTGAATTGCTTGAGTCATAGTGTTGAACGAGTTGTCATGTAATCTGCCAGGTATTATAGTATCTTGCCTTTTTTATTACGAGAGAACAGCTATTCTGTAAAATAGTATGTTTTCCCCCTTTAAACATGAATGATGATAATTCGAGAAATTAtgccaaagcgactgagaaaaactaagCTTGTAAGGCACCGTGGTCTTCCCAGCCGCTAGGTGGAGCCCTGTATCGCATGTTCTTCTTCTCTTATTTGGCGACTATCGTAATCAAATGAATGAAGCAACATGCTAATAAGAGGGAGTAGCAAGGTGGTTGTCCGTGTACTCGCATCGCCTCCGACTGATAAGCTCGCTCGCCTTCGCATCGCTGGACTACCGCACCTTGCTTCTGCCGATCGCCGCGATGGACCGTGAGACAGTTGTCATCGTCTCTGCAGCAAGAACCCCGATAGGTAAAGCCTGTTCAATAATACTAATACGTTACGTTACTCAGTTACTGAGCTGAGCTGGTTCGTCTCTAGGTTATTCTCCAGTAAGAATGTGATATGTCTGAAAAAGTGGTAGAGTgaaagtgtctgtctgtcgtgGTAGCCTAAACAAACACAGTACATGAATCTCTACTTTAAAACGAGCACGTCACATACGATTTACAAAATGCTGTATGTGCAAGTGAAGTTTTTAAATGAATGCGTTTCGATGTTCCGTGCCTGTTGACAGTATTTGATACAGTAGTGGTTAGCCAACCACTGCACTGTCCCAGGTTGCTGTCATTCAGTGAGCGAGCTACCTCTACTCGTGTGTTGAAAAGGAAGACATATTTCCTGCGCAGCTATTGGCTGCCTGGCATTCTGTTCAGTTTACTCTCACTGTGATTGGCCGGTTCACCATAGTGCCATGGGTCAGGGACATGTTAGGATTGGTCAGTCTGTCTACTGTAGGTAGGATGGTTTTGGGATGTCATGATGTTAAGAAGAAGTGACTGATAACAACGAGTACAAACTAGATGCGATCTTTATCTACAAAACTACATTCAAGTAGGctttaaaaaaagtattttttaacgtagcctacatagcaGAATGAATAGGATCAAATCAAGTGGCTTTATTGATGTGGAAAGAAACAATTGTAATTATCAAAGTATCAATCagggtgaaataaaaaaaaaagaatggtaTATTATTGTATAAATAGGTTAATATCCTAGAGCGCAGTGAATTGAGAATGTCTGCATatctgttgtttgtgtgtgtgtgtgtgtgtctgcgtgcgtgtgtctgcgtgcgtgtgtctgcatgcgtgtgtatctgcgtgtatatatgtgtgcgtgtgtgtgtgtgtatatgtgtgtgtatacgtgtgtgcctgcatatgtgtgtgtgtgtgtgtgtgtgtgtgtgtgtgtatatctgcgtgtgtatgcgtgtgcatatgtgtgtgtgtgtgtatgcgtgtgtgtgtctgcgtgtgcatatgtgtgtgtctgcgtgtgcatatgtgtgtgtgtgtgtatgtgtgtgtatgcgtgtgtgcctgcatatgtgtgtgtgtgtgtttgcgtgtgtgtctagGGTCGTTTAATGGAGCATTCTCCACTCTGCCTC
The nucleotide sequence above comes from Alosa sapidissima isolate fAloSap1 chromosome 6, fAloSap1.pri, whole genome shotgun sequence. Encoded proteins:
- the LOC121711490 gene encoding uncharacterized protein LOC121711490 isoform X2, translating into MAKLHNPTVGLLLTVLLLLQGSRGDSITVFSGAGGAATLSCENVISHYPDCSSTVWIYSRNTETTVRVVHLGKIRPDYTPRAERLRLLSDCSLHITDVTTEDAGVYTCRQYQSDGSQYGPDTPVYLSILAIYSRGTESKAGSDVELNCYLITNAGDCWSSVQSLPGLENVHLSWMNERGAELQNTNSLQISGDRRCSIRLTTPNPTHTQITWRCQLTAGGHVHTVRVPVNPTRTPVVTRGPAPPPPSTPPQPAPTATSQATPSQPLSTPSPGSPSVLVLLVALSTTCLLAVVAVCVAALLLKRARACGTRDGRLTSTGTTKGAADVLYSTVNKSAAPANSGDDKKSGDVTYAEVAHRSQAHALPPNAADSVTYATVNIPHKA